A window of Vigna unguiculata cultivar IT97K-499-35 chromosome 4, ASM411807v1, whole genome shotgun sequence contains these coding sequences:
- the LOC114180992 gene encoding glyceraldehyde-3-phosphate dehydrogenase, cytosolic-like, producing the protein MAQKTKIGINGFGRIGRLVARVALQRDDVELVAVNDPFITTDYMAYMFKYDTVHGQFKNCEIKIKDSKTLLFGSSSVNVYGIRNPEEIPWGESGADFIVESTGVFTDKDKAAAHLKGGAKKVIISAPSKDAPMFVVGVNEKEYKSDITVVSNASCTTNCLAPLAKVINDKFGIVEGLMSTVHSITATQKTVDGPSMKDWRGGRAASCNIIPSSTGAAKAVAKVLPALNNKLTGMAFRVPTVDVSVVDLTVRLEKGASYDEIKAAVKEASEGSMKGILGYTEDDVVSTDFVGDSRSSIFDAKAGIQLNNNFVKLVTWYDNEWGYSTRVVDLIRHMASV; encoded by the exons ATGGCGCAGAAAACCAAGATTGGCATCAATG GATTTGGAAGGATTGGTCGTTTGGTTGCTAGGGTGGCCCTACAAAGAGATGATGTAGAGCTTGTTGCTGTTAATGACCCTTTCATCACAACTGATTACATG GCTTACATGTTCAAATATGACACTGTTCATGGTCAATTCAAAAACTGTGAAATTAAGATTAAGGACAGTAAAACTCTTCTCTTTGGTTCTAGCTCAGTCAATGTGTATGGTATAAG GAACCCAGAGGAAATTCCATGGGGTGAATCTGGAGCTGATTTTATTGTTGAGTCCACTGGAGTTTTCACTGATAAAGACAAAGCTGCTGCCCATTTGAAG GGAGGTGCAAAGAAGGTTATTATTTCTGCACCAAGCAAGGATGCTCCTATGTTTGTTGTTGGAGTTAATGAAAAAGAATACAAGTCTGATATTACTGTTGTTTCTAATGCTAGTTGTACCACCAACTGTCTTGCTCCACTTGCAAAG GTTATTAATGACAAATTTGGAATTGTTGAGGGTCTCATGAGCACTGTTCACTCCATTACCG CCACTCAAAAGACTGTTGATGGACCATCAATGAAGGATTGGAGAGGTGGTAGAGCTGCTTCTTGCAACATCATTCCTAGCAGTACTGGAGCTGCTAAG GCTGTTGCTAAGGTGCTTCCAGCCCTTAACAACAAATTGACAGGAATGGCTTTCAGAGTTCCAACTGTAGATGTTTCAGTGGTTGACCTCACAGTTAGGCTTGAGAAAGGAGCTAGTTATGATGAGATTAAAGCAGCTGTGAA GGAAGCATCTGAGGGAAGTATGAAGGGAATCCTTGGTTACACAGAAGATGATGTTGTGTCTACTGATTTTGTTGGTGACAGCAG GTCAAGCATTTTTGATGCAAAGGCTGGAATTCAATTGAACAACAACTTTGTGAAACTTGTCACTTGGTATGATAATGAATGGGGCTACAG cACACGTGTGGTTGACTTGATTCGACACATGGCTTCAGTATAA